Proteins encoded together in one Desulfosporosinus meridiei DSM 13257 window:
- a CDS encoding ABC transporter ATP-binding protein, whose protein sequence is MQLTLSKVSHQYANKFGEVIVPLQDVDLSVDRGEVLTILGPSGCGKSTLLFILGCLLNPTQGKVMIEGKAVSTLGEDKLAQLRSRKIGFILQQSVLIPTLTVWENVLLPLWIGPKPLPKKEAKQKVKGLLEESGLLERAKFLPYQLSGGQRRRVAIVRALVHDPELILADEPTAEMDDANRFLISKRLLQLAEKGKSVVIATHDPYLTNFASRVYTLNKGRLLLKSKSDERPKGQEILA, encoded by the coding sequence ATGCAACTCACACTGTCAAAGGTTAGTCATCAGTATGCTAATAAGTTCGGGGAAGTCATCGTTCCACTCCAAGACGTTGATTTAAGCGTGGATAGAGGGGAAGTGTTAACTATTTTAGGACCGTCAGGATGCGGTAAAAGCACGCTTTTGTTTATTTTAGGGTGCCTGCTTAATCCGACTCAAGGGAAGGTGATGATTGAGGGTAAAGCTGTTTCTACCTTAGGGGAAGACAAGTTAGCCCAACTACGCTCTCGCAAGATCGGTTTTATTTTACAACAGAGTGTTCTCATCCCGACTCTCACGGTGTGGGAGAATGTACTCCTGCCCTTATGGATTGGACCAAAACCTCTTCCAAAGAAAGAAGCAAAACAGAAAGTAAAAGGACTCCTGGAAGAATCAGGATTACTAGAACGAGCAAAGTTTCTTCCGTACCAACTAAGCGGGGGGCAAAGGCGACGGGTCGCTATTGTGAGAGCATTGGTTCATGATCCGGAGCTGATTTTAGCGGATGAACCTACGGCAGAGATGGATGATGCCAATCGGTTCCTCATCAGTAAGCGGTTATTACAGTTAGCTGAGAAAGGCAAATCAGTGGTTATTGCTACCCATGATCCTTATCTTACGAATTTTGCTAGCCGTGTTTACACTCTAAACAAAGGACGGTTACTCCTTAAATCTAAGAGCGATGAACGCCCTAAGGGTCAAGAGATACTTGCCTAA
- a CDS encoding ABC transporter permease translates to MLLKLVWRNLVRRPWQTSLTIFVVAACTAALVASLLTLWSIENGAKSALNQWGADVLVLPAQAEYSPEEVLFTGSPANIYMDAQVLKEISGIDGVEKATPQFFSQTLNQSCCSLPDEYRLVGYDPVSDFLVNGLLAQGVGRELNQDEVIIGGEIPAFLGDRVVILGQPFDVAGYLNPKGGSIDRTIFVPIDTARRVASQSPYLQEIWQRAGNPQGLVSAVLLKTSEGVSPEIVGQRISKISGVKAVTAGKLMQSLQEQLIAFRSVIWVLVLIICAITAASLYTRYSSLILEKREEVGLLRILGARKNQVFGMILAESLITVLTASALGSLLGLGLLIYFKLMLKEYSSFPFLIPNLSQMLIALGGLSLVTLWISLLAALWPARRSARLDPVLALSEGQLR, encoded by the coding sequence TTGCTTTTAAAACTTGTATGGAGAAATTTAGTTCGACGGCCCTGGCAAACCTCGTTGACGATTTTTGTGGTCGCCGCCTGTACTGCTGCGTTAGTTGCAAGTTTGCTTACGTTATGGAGTATCGAGAATGGCGCTAAAAGTGCTCTTAATCAATGGGGGGCAGATGTTCTGGTTTTACCGGCGCAGGCAGAGTATAGCCCGGAAGAGGTGCTTTTCACGGGTTCCCCAGCCAACATCTATATGGATGCCCAAGTGCTTAAGGAGATTTCGGGGATTGACGGAGTGGAGAAAGCGACTCCCCAATTTTTCAGTCAAACTCTCAACCAAAGTTGTTGTAGTTTGCCTGATGAATACCGTTTAGTCGGATATGATCCAGTAAGTGATTTCTTAGTCAATGGCCTACTGGCACAAGGTGTTGGGAGAGAGTTAAATCAGGATGAGGTGATTATCGGCGGCGAAATTCCTGCCTTTCTAGGGGATCGGGTCGTCATTTTAGGACAGCCTTTTGATGTCGCCGGTTATCTGAATCCAAAGGGGGGGAGTATAGATCGAACGATTTTTGTTCCCATTGATACAGCCCGGCGAGTGGCCTCTCAAAGTCCCTATTTACAAGAGATTTGGCAAAGAGCCGGGAACCCTCAAGGATTGGTATCAGCTGTTTTACTCAAAACCAGTGAAGGGGTATCGCCCGAGATTGTCGGTCAAAGGATCTCGAAGATATCAGGAGTAAAGGCAGTGACGGCAGGGAAACTCATGCAGAGTTTGCAGGAACAATTGATTGCTTTTCGCTCTGTGATATGGGTCTTAGTACTGATCATATGTGCTATCACTGCAGCCTCCCTCTACACAAGGTATTCATCTTTAATCCTTGAAAAACGTGAAGAAGTGGGGTTGTTGCGGATTCTAGGAGCGAGAAAAAATCAAGTTTTTGGCATGATTTTGGCCGAGTCATTGATTACAGTACTTACTGCTTCGGCCTTAGGTTCACTATTAGGTTTAGGTTTACTTATCTATTTCAAGTTAATGCTTAAAGAATATAGTTCATTTCCTTTTCTTATCCCCAATTTATCACAAATGCTGATTGCTCTAGGCGGTCTTAGCTTAGTGACATTATGGATCAGCCTTTTAGCCGCACTATGGCCGGCAAGACGTTCGGCTCGTCTTGATCCAGTTCTTGCCTTGTCCGAAGGCCAGCTTCGCTAG
- a CDS encoding sigma-54-dependent transcriptional regulator, with amino-acid sequence MNEERTILVIDDEKDMLETCSRIIKRMGYRSVIFDDSVEALDKMLDIAPELIITDLQMPGVDGFRILERVKESLPETLVVMITGFASVDSAINAMKNGAFDYLPKPFKLDQLHFTITKAFQQIELKAENQLLRNQLQEVINSENLIGANGGLQCIFKQIGKIAKTTVTTLILGESGTGKELIAHTIHKNSHRSTGPFIPIDCASLPENLLESELFGYEKGAFTGANRTKEGLFELASGGTLFLDEIGELSLALQVKLLRALEEHAFRRVGGNKLVNVDVRIVAATNRDLEQMVASREFREDLYYRLNVITLKLPPLRDRREDIPLFVQYFCTKFARKTGKVIKGCTPGAMDLLTQYSWPGNVRELRNIMERAVTLAENEIIGTYDLILRVLEVPIDPIGCTEIPTNLPFREAKDLWINHFESRYLPKLLERFSGNVTQAAEWAGIDRKTIHRLLKKHNLSRIVE; translated from the coding sequence GTGAATGAGGAACGCACAATTCTAGTGATCGATGATGAAAAAGATATGTTAGAAACCTGTTCTCGAATTATTAAGCGCATGGGTTACCGGAGTGTTATCTTCGATGACAGCGTGGAAGCCCTGGATAAGATGTTGGATATTGCTCCGGAACTTATCATAACGGACTTGCAAATGCCGGGTGTAGATGGGTTCCGGATTCTAGAAAGGGTCAAGGAAAGTCTACCTGAAACGCTCGTGGTTATGATCACAGGTTTTGCTTCGGTTGATTCAGCGATTAATGCCATGAAAAATGGAGCTTTCGATTATTTGCCAAAACCTTTCAAGCTTGACCAATTGCATTTTACAATCACTAAAGCATTTCAACAGATCGAATTAAAGGCTGAAAATCAACTCTTGCGGAATCAGCTTCAGGAGGTGATCAATAGCGAGAATCTTATTGGAGCAAATGGTGGATTGCAATGTATTTTTAAACAGATTGGTAAAATTGCTAAAACAACTGTAACTACTTTAATCTTGGGAGAAAGTGGTACAGGAAAGGAACTTATCGCTCATACAATTCATAAGAATAGTCATCGTTCAACAGGGCCTTTTATCCCCATAGACTGCGCATCTCTTCCGGAAAACTTACTGGAAAGCGAGTTGTTCGGTTATGAAAAAGGAGCTTTTACGGGAGCTAACCGTACGAAAGAAGGACTATTCGAACTGGCCAGCGGTGGAACCTTATTCTTGGATGAGATCGGTGAGTTAAGCCTGGCCTTACAAGTCAAGCTGTTAAGAGCTTTAGAAGAGCATGCCTTCCGTCGGGTAGGCGGTAATAAACTAGTCAACGTCGATGTGCGAATCGTGGCAGCGACGAACCGAGACCTAGAACAAATGGTTGCTAGTAGGGAATTTAGAGAAGATCTTTACTATCGCTTAAATGTCATTACCTTAAAACTTCCGCCCTTAAGGGACAGGAGAGAAGACATTCCCTTATTTGTTCAATATTTCTGTACTAAGTTTGCGCGTAAAACAGGCAAAGTAATTAAGGGCTGTACACCGGGGGCTATGGATCTGCTGACTCAGTACTCGTGGCCGGGTAATGTGCGTGAATTACGCAATATTATGGAAAGAGCGGTTACTCTTGCCGAAAACGAAATTATTGGGACTTACGATTTGATCCTGCGGGTGTTGGAAGTCCCTATAGATCCAATTGGTTGTACAGAGATCCCGACAAACCTTCCCTTTCGGGAAGCTAAAGACCTCTGGATCAATCATTTCGAATCCCGGTATCTGCCGAAGTTATTAGAACGCTTTAGTGGAAATGTCACCCAAGCTGCAGAATGGGCCGGGATAGACCGTAAAACAATTCATCGCCTTCTAAAAAAACACAATCTGTCTAGGATTGTTGAATAG
- a CDS encoding Telomeric repeat-binding factor 2: MKCTRIANLAVMTLITAATLTLGGCSATLTGETGHQKTSTNTEIPNYSRTQQLNKLVDLGSIKMRIDSVSLIKNTTESQTDLQGHLALGLEVGNISNENVRFYPEQIVVTTNTGKQLFTDTSGSTDDGGLLGGLLPPKRVLQGYAMFPLQKLNPDDINEIKLKIKAPLNEKDQPLSDDQELVIPIQQS, from the coding sequence ATGAAATGCACTAGAATAGCAAATTTAGCTGTGATGACCTTAATTACTGCAGCAACTCTAACACTCGGTGGTTGCTCTGCCACTTTAACCGGTGAGACTGGTCATCAGAAAACATCCACTAACACTGAAATTCCAAACTATAGTAGGACTCAACAACTTAATAAACTTGTCGACCTTGGCTCGATCAAAATGAGGATCGATAGTGTTTCCTTGATCAAAAATACCACAGAGTCTCAAACTGACCTCCAAGGGCATCTTGCCCTGGGACTTGAGGTCGGAAATATCTCAAATGAAAACGTCCGCTTCTATCCGGAACAAATCGTAGTTACTACCAATACAGGGAAACAACTTTTTACCGATACGTCCGGCTCTACCGATGATGGAGGGCTTTTAGGAGGCCTACTCCCACCTAAAAGGGTCTTACAGGGTTATGCGATGTTTCCACTACAAAAGTTAAACCCAGATGATATTAACGAAATCAAACTCAAAATTAAAGCTCCCCTAAATGAAAAGGACCAGCCCCTTTCTGACGATCAGGAGCTGGTGATCCCTATTCAACAATCCTAG